The sequence AGGCGGTCCGCGTCCCAGTGGCCCGTGAGGGGCCCGGTGGACGTCACCTTCACGGTGCGGTTCGGGTGCGCCAGCTCCAGCTCCTCCACCACCTGGCGCGCCACCAGGCCCAGGTCCGTGGCGCCCGGCGTCAGCGGGATGCCGCTGCCCAGCCGGCTGCGGGTGAAGTCCAGCAGCTCGGTGATCATCCGCGTCATCCGGTCCGTGCTGTTGATGATGCGGCTGGCGGTGCGCTCCAGCGGCGGGGGCAGCTGCTCGCTGGCGACGAGGAAGCTGGCGCCCATGCGGATGGAGTTGAGCGGGTTGCGCAGGTCGTGGCCCACGATGCCCAGGAAGCGCTCGCGGAACTCCGCGGACGCGCGCAGCTCGGCTTCCGCCTGCTTGTGCCGGGTGACGTCCACCAGCACGCTGCCCACGCCCACCACCTCACCCCGGGCGGTGCGCACCGGGTGGTAGCTGGCCATCACGTACACCGCGCCGCCGGGCGTGTCCGGGTGCTCCAGCGTGAAGCCCAGCTCCTCGGCGGCCTCCCCCGTCTCCATGACGCGGCGGAGCAGGGGCTCCAGCTGCGCGGCGTACCGGGGCAGCACCTGCGCCAGCGTCCTGCCTGGATAGGCGTCCACGCTCAGCCCGTCCAGCGTCGCCATGCGCTGGTTGGCGCGCACGAAGCGCAGGTCCCGGTCCAGCAGCGACAGCCCCACGGGCGACGAGGTGAGCAGCGCGTCCAGCTGCGCGAACACCTCCGCCTTCTCCTGGCTCGTGCGCCGCGCGTCGTCCACCAGCCGCTTGGTGCGTGCGAGCGCGTCCACGCGCGCGCGCACCTCCTCCGTGCGGAAGGGCTTGGCCACGTAGTCGTTGGCGCCCGCGCGCAGCCCCTGCACCAGGTCCTCCGGCCGGCCGTGCGCGGTGAGCATCAGCACCGGCAGCGCCTGCGTCTCGCGCTGGGCGCGCAGGAACTGGCAGACCTCCGGACCGGACATCCCGGGCATCTCCCAGTCCAGCACCACCACGTCCGGCGCACGCCCGGAGTGCAGCCACTCGAGCATCGCGGCGCCGTCCGGGAAGGTCTCCACCTGGAAGCCCGTTCCCAGCGCCGTCTTGATGAGGCGTGCCTCGCTGGCGCTGTCGTCCACCACCCAGACACAAGGTACGGGCTCCGGAGCGGACTGCGCGGGCCCGGGAGGGCGGGGGAAGGAGGCGTCAGGGGGAGGGGGCGGGTGCATGGATGGAATTCGGTTCCCGGAGTAGAAATGCAGGAGCGCAGGGTGCCGGATGTGAAGGCGCTCGTGGCGGTCCTCCAGCGTCCATGGCAGATCGTCCAAGGCCGGCGTGGACAAGCCAACGTTCACCGCGCGCCGGGTGACTCATTTCTTTCAGCGGGTCGGAATCGATCTAGCTTGGCCGGTCGTTTCCAGAGGACGCCATGCCCGAGGTACTCGTCGTCGATGACAGCAAGGTGATGCGCGACATGGTGGTCGCCTGCCTGCGGCCCTATCCGGACAGCCGCTTCACGCAGGCCTCCAGCGGCCTGGAGGCCATCGAGCAGCTGTCGCTCAAGCCGTATGACCTGCTCGTGCTGGACCTGAACATGCCGGACATCGGAGGCATCGAGGTGGTGGAGTTCGTGCGCGGCCAGGACCACCTGCGCGAGCTGCCCATCATCATCGTCACCACCCGGGGCGACGAGGCCTCGCGCGAGCGCGCCCTCCAGGCCGGCGCCAACCGCTTCATGACCAAGCCCTTCACGCCGGACTCCATCCAGGGGGCCGCGCGGGCGCTCCTGGAGAAGACGCCAGCCGAGGCGTCGCGCGGGTGAGTGGATCCGGGGAGTTCGCGGAGTTCCTCCCCGCATACCTGGCGGAGGTCGATGAGCTGCTCGCCTCCGCGCAGAAGGACCTGCTCGCGGTGGAGGAGGCCGTCCGCAAGGGGCTGGCCCAGCCCCGCGCCGTGCGGGAGCTGTTCCGGGCACTGCACACGCTCAAGGGCCTGTCCGCCATGGTGGACGTGGAGCCCGTCGTCTCCCTGGCGCACTGGATGGAGGCGTCGCTGCGGCTGGCGGATCAGGCGGGCGGCCGGCTGCCCGAGTCCAGCGTGGAGCCGATGGTGGAGGGCTTGCGCGCCATCGAGCTGCGCGTGCGGCAGCTGAGCGCGGGCAAGACCGCGTCCCCCGCGCCCGCGAACCTGCTGGAGCGGCTGGAGGCGCTGGGGCCCCAGGTGCTGGACGCGGCCCCCAAGCGGGCCCGGCCCGTGAAGCTGGACGCGGAGGCCGCGTTCGCCTCGCGGCTGGCCCCGTCCGAGCGCGAGCAACTGGAGGGCGGCCTCGCGGGCGGTCAGCGCGCGCTGCGGCTGGACTTCGTGCCGTCGTCGGAGCGCGCCGCGAAGGGCCTCAACATCAACACCGTGCGCGAGCGCGTGGCGAAGCTCGCGGACATCGTGAAGGTGCTGCCCCTGTCCGGCGCCGCCGCCGGGGGCGCGTCGCTCGCGTTCGCGCTGCTGCTGCTGACGCGCGCGGAGGACGCCGTGCTGCTGGACGCCGTGGGCGGCCCGCCCGCCACGGTGCGCTCGCTGGAGGCGGCCGTGCCCGCCGGTGCCACCGGAGTTCCTGGCGAAGTTCCGGGCGAGGCTCCGGGCGCGGTCGTGGGCGGTGTCCTGCCTCCGGGCGCGGGCCTGCCGGGCGCCGCGGTGCTCGAGGAGGAGCTGGACGAGCCCGAGGTGCGCCGGGGCGGGGGCCTGTTGCGCGTGGAGGTGTCGCGGCTGGACGAGGCCATGGAGTGGCTGGCCGCGTTGGTGGTCAACCGCTCGCGGCTGACGCGCGCGGTGGCGGCGCTCACCCAGGCCGGGGCGCCCACGCGCGAGCTCAACGCCATCCTCCAGGAGAACGGCCGGCAGCTGCGCGACCTGCGCTCGGCCATCCTGCGGCTGCGCATGGTGCGGGTGGGCGACGTGCTGGAGCGGCTGCCCCTGCTGGTGCGTGGGCTGCGCCGCGCCACGGGCAAGGCGGTGCGGCTGGAGCTGGACGTGGGCGACGCGGAGCTGGACAAGGCCGTGGCGGACCGGCTCTTGCCCGCGCTGGTGCACCTGGTGCGCAACGCCGTGGACCACGCGCTGGAGCTGCCCGAGGAGCGCCAGGCCGCGGGCAAGCCCCCGGAGGGGCTGGTGCGCCTGTCCTGCCACGCGCGCGCCAGCGGCCAGCTGGAGCTCACGCTGCGCGACGATGGAAAGGGCGTGGACGCGAAGGCGGTGGCGAAGGCGGCCAACGCCCCCGTGCCGGACTCCGCGGACGCGCTGCTGGACCTGCTGTGCCGGCCCGGCCTGTCCACGCGCCAGGAGGCCACGCGCACCAGCGGCCGCGGCATGGGCATGGACATCGTGCGGCGCATCGTCGTGGAGCAGTTGGGCGGCGAGCTGGGCATGGAGACGCGCAAGGGCGTGGGCACCACGTTCACGCTGAGCGTCCCGCTCACCGTGACGCTGATGGACGCCATCGTCTTCGAGTGCTCGGGCCGCCGGTACGCCGTGGCGGTGGGCACCGTGGAGGAGCTCATCGACGTGGTGGGCGTGGTGCGCCCCGCGGGCGCGGAAGGCGTGGGGCTGGTGGAGCGCCGGGGCACGGCGGTGCCGCTGGTGTCGCTGGCGCGGTTGCTGGACACCGCTGCTTCCGGGGACGCGGGCGCGGGCACCAAGGCGCTCGTCGTGCGGCAGCGCGGGGAGCCCGTGGCCTTCGCCGTGGACCGGCTGCTGGGGCAGCAGGAGATTGTCTTGCGGCCGCTGGAGGATCCGCTGGTGCGCGTGCCGGGCGTGGCGGGCGCCACGGACCTGGGTGACGGACAGCCCACGCTGGTGCTGGACCTGGGCGCGCTGGGCGCGGCCCGTGCGCTGCGCCGCAAGCGCGCGGCGCGGGCCGGGGAGTGGGTGTCATGAACGTGCTGCACGTGCTGTTCAAGGTGGACGGGACGGAATACGCGATGCCCGCGGCGGACGTGGTGCAGATGGAGTCCTTCACCGGCGCGACGCCGGTGCCGGGGGCGCCCGCGCACGTCGCGGGGCTGGTGCAGGTGCGCGGCCGGGTCATCCCGGTGGTGGACGCGCGAGTGCGCTTCGGGCTGCCGGCGGGGACGCCGTCGCTGGATTCGCGCGTGGTGGTGGGGCAGCTGGGCGAGCGCACCGTGGGGCTGCTCGTGGACAGCGCCCGCGAGGTGTTGAAGCTGGACCCGCGCACCATCCAGCCGCCCCCGCCCATGGTGGTGGAGGGCGCGAAGGGATTCGTGAAGGCCGTGGCGCAGGTGGGCCCGCGGCTGGTGATGCTCATCGATTTCCCCCGCGTGGTGGGGGAGGAGACGGCGGATGTCGACGGACAACGGTAACAGCGTGCGGCTGGCGGATGCGCGCGCGCTGGCGGAGCGCACCACGCTCCAGGTGGAGGAGGGCGCGGGCCTGGTGAAGTCCACCGAGCAGCTCGCGTCGAGGCTGGCCTCCGCGGGCAACGAGCAGGCCGCGGCGGGCGAGCAGGTGCGCATCGCCATCGAGTCCGTGGCCGCCCAGGTGGAGGAGACGAGCGCCGCGGTGCAGTCGCTGGTGCGCAACCAGGGCGCGGTGAGCGCCTCCGCGCGCAACGTGCAGCAGGAGGTGGAGGCCACCGCGGGCACCATGCAGGAGATCACCGCGTCCGTGGCCGGCGTGCGCAAGGACGCGGGCACGCTCGCCACCAGCGCGGACGTGACGGCCACCACGCTGGAGGAGGTGGCGCGCTCGGTGAAGGGCGTGAGCGCCAACGCGGAGGACCTGGCCGCCTCCAGCGAGGAGCTGCTGGCGAGCATGCAGGAGATGACCGCCACGGTGGAGGACCTGGTGTCGCGCAACCAGACGAGCGCCGCCACCACGGAGGAGGTCGCCGCCACCATCGAGGAGATGTCCAAGGGCATCACCCGGCTGGCCGCCGACGCGCAGGGCGTGGGCGAGCGCATGGGCCAGGTGTCCGGCGCCGTCGTGTCCCTGGGCAAGACGCTCCAGGACGTGGCGCGCGACGCGCACACCATGTCCTCCAGCGTGGAGGAGACGGCCGC comes from Corallococcus macrosporus and encodes:
- a CDS encoding response regulator, whose amino-acid sequence is MDDSASEARLIKTALGTGFQVETFPDGAAMLEWLHSGRAPDVVVLDWEMPGMSGPEVCQFLRAQRETQALPVLMLTAHGRPEDLVQGLRAGANDYVAKPFRTEEVRARVDALARTKRLVDDARRTSQEKAEVFAQLDALLTSSPVGLSLLDRDLRFVRANQRMATLDGLSVDAYPGRTLAQVLPRYAAQLEPLLRRVMETGEAAEELGFTLEHPDTPGGAVYVMASYHPVRTARGEVVGVGSVLVDVTRHKQAEAELRASAEFRERFLGIVGHDLRNPLNSIRMGASFLVASEQLPPPLERTASRIINSTDRMTRMITELLDFTRSRLGSGIPLTPGATDLGLVARQVVEELELAHPNRTVKVTSTGPLTGHWDADRLAQVLSNLVGNALQYSPAESTVELVLAGEADQAVVRVSNPGEPIAPEELEQLFHPFQRARTGAHVPSGLGLGLFISDQIARGHRGSLSVTSDTKETVFTLTLPRDVT
- a CDS encoding response regulator, coding for MPEVLVVDDSKVMRDMVVACLRPYPDSRFTQASSGLEAIEQLSLKPYDLLVLDLNMPDIGGIEVVEFVRGQDHLRELPIIIVTTRGDEASRERALQAGANRFMTKPFTPDSIQGAARALLEKTPAEASRG
- a CDS encoding chemotaxis protein CheW; amino-acid sequence: MSGSGEFAEFLPAYLAEVDELLASAQKDLLAVEEAVRKGLAQPRAVRELFRALHTLKGLSAMVDVEPVVSLAHWMEASLRLADQAGGRLPESSVEPMVEGLRAIELRVRQLSAGKTASPAPANLLERLEALGPQVLDAAPKRARPVKLDAEAAFASRLAPSEREQLEGGLAGGQRALRLDFVPSSERAAKGLNINTVRERVAKLADIVKVLPLSGAAAGGASLAFALLLLTRAEDAVLLDAVGGPPATVRSLEAAVPAGATGVPGEVPGEAPGAVVGGVLPPGAGLPGAAVLEEELDEPEVRRGGGLLRVEVSRLDEAMEWLAALVVNRSRLTRAVAALTQAGAPTRELNAILQENGRQLRDLRSAILRLRMVRVGDVLERLPLLVRGLRRATGKAVRLELDVGDAELDKAVADRLLPALVHLVRNAVDHALELPEERQAAGKPPEGLVRLSCHARASGQLELTLRDDGKGVDAKAVAKAANAPVPDSADALLDLLCRPGLSTRQEATRTSGRGMGMDIVRRIVVEQLGGELGMETRKGVGTTFTLSVPLTVTLMDAIVFECSGRRYAVAVGTVEELIDVVGVVRPAGAEGVGLVERRGTAVPLVSLARLLDTAASGDAGAGTKALVVRQRGEPVAFAVDRLLGQQEIVLRPLEDPLVRVPGVAGATDLGDGQPTLVLDLGALGAARALRRKRAARAGEWVS
- a CDS encoding chemotaxis protein CheW, with the protein product MNVLHVLFKVDGTEYAMPAADVVQMESFTGATPVPGAPAHVAGLVQVRGRVIPVVDARVRFGLPAGTPSLDSRVVVGQLGERTVGLLVDSAREVLKLDPRTIQPPPPMVVEGAKGFVKAVAQVGPRLVMLIDFPRVVGEETADVDGQR